The sequence below is a genomic window from Candidatus Thermoplasmatota archaeon.
AAAGGTCATGCTAATCTCTGAGAAAAACGGCAGAAAATATCTTGCTAAGATTCCAAAAAGAGCCCATAGGATGATTGAGTTGTTTCCGGAGGCATTACCTATGGGTTAAAAATGCGGAGTTTCGGTTTCTAACAGTATCATGATAAATATATCCTTCCCCAACTTTTTTGTCCAGCATCTTTGCTTCTTTCATCTTGTCCTCTGGCACTATTACATCATTGATACATTTACTTTTGATTTCATCCAATGAATAACCAAAAAGCTTTGCAAAACGGGAATTAATATTCAATATGTGAGAATCCGAATCCAGATGAACGGCAGCTTCGGGATTATCCATGAACAATCTCTCGAGCTTTTCCTGGCTCTCCCGTAATTCAATTGTCTTTCTTTTAATCTCTGCTTTCGATAACATATTCATAATCAAAAAGAGGATTAATACTCCGCTGGAAACCATCAATACATTTTTTATCCATTCAGGAACTATCTCAACAATCTCCTCCGTAACTCCTGCACCCAAATATTTTTCTATCGATCGGTAATAAATAGAATTCTTATCTTTTTTTAGCTCTATTACATGACAATCCATTTTTTCAATCAAATAGGGGTTCATGCTTGCATTTTTCGGAAATGCGAAATGAAGTTCTATCGGTGAGAATAAAATTGGACTTCTATCGATTTCATATTTACTTTCAAATTTCATACCAAAAAGTCGATTGACAACTCCTGCATCCACACTCTTATTTTCTATACATTCAAGAGCATCTGCGTATTCCTTAACTTCAACAAAAGTGCAATTTATATCGAACTTTTCCATAAGTTTTCTAATTCCCTGAGGGCCTACATTGTAAACATCGCTTGTAACAACGGCTATCCTTTTATCCTCCAAGTCAAGAAACGTCTGGATTTTGG
It includes:
- a CDS encoding transporter substrate-binding domain-containing protein gives rise to the protein MKKCLILIVCLTLFIGIFVSADDPSISLKIGIYENEPLIFTDENGTVKGIYADIVEYIASEEGWKIEYIHGTWDECLNRLKNNSIDILTDIAYTEERSKIYDYTNETVLANWSQLYIQKGSKIQTFLDLEDKRIAVVTSDVYNVGPQGIRKLMEKFDINCTFVEVKEYADALECIENKSVDAGVVNRLFGMKFESKYEIDRSPILFSPIELHFAFPKNASMNPYLIEKMDCHVIELKKDKNSIYYRSIEKYLGAGVTEEIVEIVPEWIKNVLMVSSGVLILFLIMNMLSKAEIKRKTIELRESQEKLERLFMDNPEAAVHLDSDSHILNINSRFAKLFGYSLDEIKSKCINDVIVPEDKMKEAKMLDKKVGEGYIYHDTVRNRNSAFLTHR